One window of the Anolis sagrei isolate rAnoSag1 chromosome 5, rAnoSag1.mat, whole genome shotgun sequence genome contains the following:
- the SLC16A8 gene encoding monocarboxylate transporter 3: protein MGRGDAEDGQMPERVKPPDGGWGWVVLLGCFVITGFSYAFPKAVSIYFKELMHDFHVGYSDTAWISSIMLAMLYGTGPVSSIMVNQFGCRPVMLVGGLLASSGMILASFTTNIIELYLTAGVLTGLGMALNFQPSLIMLGSYFDKRRPLANGLAAAGSPVFLSALSPLGQVLLEKFGWRGGFLIMGGLLLNCCTCGAVMRPLEMSMKTTREKAQDKYEAKEMLPMGERADEAINTTDNTKKAKKAKKKKKPKKGKKLLDFSIFKNRGFVIYTIAMFIMVLGLFVPTILLVNYAKDTGVPDKEAAFLLSIIGFIDIFARPSCGVLAGLKWVRPHVIYLFSFAMLFNGLTDIISAKASTYTSLVLFCIFFGISYGMVGALQFEVLMAIVGSQKFSSAIGLVLLIEAIAVLIGPPSAGRLVDALKRYEVIFYLAGSEVVLSALFLAIASYCCLRRGKKKTSQPEENPPGGGGGSETEEAESDIQEGEDHPGDHPHLSHSINNAGGDVVNHIAENRHVDGAGQPDGEGEVLAPGGGNVVHTVERNSF, encoded by the exons ATGGGGAGAGGTGATGCTGAGGATGGACAGATGCCTGAAAGAGTGAAGCCTCCAGATGGTGGCTGGGGCTGGGTTGTGCTGCTAGGTTGCTTCGTCATCACTGGCTTCTCCTACGCCTTTCCAAAGGCAGTGAGCATTTACTTCAAGGAACTGATGCATGACTTCCATGTTGGCTACAGTGACACAGCTTGGATCTCATCGATCATGCTAGCTATGCTGTATGGAACAG GACCTGTGAGCAGTATTATGGTGAACCAGTTTGGATGTCGTCCTGTGATGCTCGTTGGAGGCCTCTTGGCTTCGTCTGGAATGATTTTAGCTTCATTCACCACAAACATTATTGAACTGTACCTGACAGCTGGTGTGTTGACAG GTTTAGGCATGGCTCTCAACTTTCAGCCTTCCCTGATCATGCTGGGGTCCTACTTTGATAAGCGGAGACCTTTGGCGAATGGGCTTGCTGCAGCTGGGAGCCCAGTCTTCCTGTCAGCTCTCTCTCCACTGGGGCAGGTTTTGTTGGAGAAGTTTGGCTGGCGAGGCGGATTCCTCATCATGGGAGGCCTCCTGCTCAACTGCTGCACCTGTGGGGCAGTGATGAGACCCCTGGAGATGAGTATGAAGACGACAAGAGAAAAGGCCCAGGACAAATATGAGGCCAAAGAGATGCTGCcaatgggagaaagggcagaCGAGGCCATCAACACCACGGACAACACTAAGAAAGCCAAGAaagccaagaagaagaagaagcccaaGAAAGGCAAAAAGTTGTTAGATTTTTCAATCTTCAAAAACCGAGGGTTTGTCATCTATACGATTGCCATGTTCATCATGGTCTTGGGTCTCTTTGTGCCCACCATATTGCTGGTCAACTATGCCAAAGACACAGGAGTGCCTGACAAAGAGGCTGCTTTTCTGTTGTCCATCATTGGTTTCATCGATATCTTTGCCCGTCCATCTTGTGGGGTTCTTGCTGGACTAAAGTGGGTACGGCCTCATGTCATCTACCTGTTCAGCTTTGCCATGCTCTTCAATGGCCTGACCGATATCATCAGTGCCAAGGCCAGCACTTACACATCTCTTGTCCTCTTCTGCATCTTCTTTGGCATCTCCTACGGCATGGTGGGGGCCCTGCAGTTTGAGGTGCTCATGGCCATCGTTGGCTCACAGAAGTTCTCCAGTGCCATTGGGCTTGTCTTGCTAATCGAAGCCATCGCTGTGCTTATTGGGCCACCCTCTGCAG GGCGATTGGTGGATGCACTTAAGAGGTATGAGGTTATCTTCTACTTGGCTGGCTCAGAGGTTGTGTTGTCAGCTCTCTTCCTGGCCATTGCTTCCTATTGCTGCctgagaagggggaaaaagaagactTCTCAACCAGAGGAGAATCCTcctggaggtggtggtgggagcgaaacaGAGGAAGCCGAATCTGACATACAGGAAGGCGAGGACCATCCTGGTGACCATCCCCACCTCTCACACAGCATCAACAACGCTGGGGGTGATGTTGTGAATCACATTGCAGAGAACAGGCATGTCGACGGAGCTGGGCAGCCAGATGGGGAGGGTGAAGTTTTGGCACCAGGAGGAGGCAATGTGGTTCACACAGTTGAAAGAAACAGTTTTTAA